The genomic region GTGGAGCAACAGCCGGCAAAGCGATATGGGGACAGGAATTCAGTAGGTGGGCGCCAGTTCCGGACTCAATGCTATTAGACCTTGTTAGGAAGATTAGAGAGCGTAAGGGATTAAAACCAGAGCCTCCGAGACCTGAGGACTTCATAGGTTTTTAAAGATTAAATAATTTCATCTTTTTGATAAACCATTGTATTTTGTTTATAGTTATTCATAGTTTGAATTCTCGTTTCATAAAAGACGTTTATTTTCGAGAACAATTATTGGTTTAGTATGTGGTTTCATTTACCTTACCGGCTATTCTATCTATTATTTTATACTTATTGTTTCTCTCATTTAATAGCATATATACTCCTTCACTCCATTTAACAGCGTAGCCTAGTCGGGCAAGGTTTACCATTATTTTTCCCGCTGTTTTAGGGCTGATCCCGAGCTCATAAGCTATTTCGTGTACACGGATAAATCGGCGGCCAGATTCTCTTAAACGCATAGCAAGTAGTCTCAAATCAATAGTGACTGTAACAGTATATTTTTCCGCCAATATATCACCCATTAAATCCTAAAGTGTGCTTATAAGTAAGTGAGGGATAATCGAAACTAACCAGGTATACTCAGCACCAAGGAACTTCTTCACACCATGCTCCGAACGGAGCCGATGCTCATCATCGCATCAAAGATAAGAATTATTAAACTCCATGCTATAAATCCTATGATAGGGTGCCGGGGTAGCTCAGCCTGGTAGAGCGCCGGGCTGTTAACCCACGGGTTCGAAGAATAGCCTGGCAGACACCCGGTGGTCCGGGGTTCAAATCCCCGCCCCGGCGCTCTCTCCTATTTTAATAAGATAATCTTTGGATAATCTTTATAATCCATTTAACGAAAAACTTACACAAACGATATTTTGACTATATGATGAGAAAACCTAAGCTTATATAATGGGTGTTCTCCCAAAATGAAAATTCTAAAACATCCTAACTTAGTCATAACAGTATTAAAAGGAATATATCTATTAGCAATAATTACTATTATAGTATCTCTTATCATACCCGTATCTATGAATGCATCAATTCCAAGCTATAAGAAGAACTTTAAACAGTCTGGAGACGAGTTTGGGATACTGATCTTGTCTCCAGAGGATCGTTCAACAGTATACCTAAAACCAGGCGAACCCCTAGTATTTCGTGTAGCAATACCTGCAGACATAGGAGTTAGAAAAGTCACCCTTATCTTATGTGGAAAACCATACGAGATGAGTCTCGCAGAGACTTGGGGAAACGATACATTAGTGTATGAAGCCAGAGTAACACTACCTCCAAAAAACGATCTATACTCGTGGAAAATATTGATAGTAACAAATAGAGGTAGCTTAGAATCATGCACACAGAAAACAATGGTAATTTTTAATTCTAATAATACGGAAACCACACAAAATTACCTAGTAGGAAACGAAAAGAATTACACTACACAAAGCACAAGTCAGCTTTTCCAAAATACAACTACGGTACCAAATACGAATAATACAATACAACAAGGAGAAGATACTAGTATTGGGAACAACTCACTAATATTCCCTATAACATTAGTGATTGTTACAACCTCAATAATAGCAACAGTGATTTTAAAGAGAAACCAATAATTTTAACACAAATAAATATTTTTATTTATGGCACAGAATACTATATCAACTCAGCCAACACGTTTAAACAGAAGAGGTTATATCATGACAAATTTATAGAGCCAAATTTCCCAAACCAATATCTTAGACATGTTATGTTATGGATAGTTTTATTATCCCAACAATGTTATCTCCAATATTATGATTAATCCTATAAGCTATGAACAGAGCAGATGGTGAAGCAGTATGGCTCCGATAGAAGTATTTGATAGAGAAGAGTTTAAGAAATATGTGAGTCTAGCTATTGAGTGTCGTGTTTATCGAGATGAAAAGAAGGGTATAGCTAAAGTAAAAGCTAGAACCAAAAGTAAACTGGTGACAATAAAGATTCCCTTAAACGAACTAGATGATTTTCTTAAAGAATTAAACTGTGAAAATATCGTTGAGATAACATAGTTATGTTTTAGCTAGTCAATTCTATTTTATCACCGTTAAGCGGTACATTTATGTTTATATCGTTGCCTAGAAATTCAACTGCCATCGATGCTAAATTAGAGGCCGAATCAGGTTCTCCATGGACAATAATAATGTTCTTTAATGTATTTTTGTATCTTTGTATAATACTTATTAATCCATCCTTACCTGCATGGCTTGATAGATCAAACCATTCAAGTCTAGCCTTAATTGGTTCATCCAAACCAAATTCTTCATAGATTCCTCTCTCGAGAATTATGTGTCCGGGACTATTGGGTGCTTGGTAACTTACGAGGAAAACTGCGTTCTTAGGCTCATTAGCTATTTTCTTTAAATAATAAACACTTGGACCGCCTTTGAGCATTCCAGCACTAGATATTATTACGCCGGGTTTCTTCCAAGCTTTTCTTCTATCCTGCCATCCACGAATGAAAAATGTGTTTTGAACTGCTTTCTCAAATAAGGAAGGGTCTCTTAGGAAGCTCTTATGTCTTAAATAAATATTGGTTATTTCTCTGGACATACCATCTAAATATACATCTAGATGAGGTAGTTCTGCTTGTACTAAACACATAACTTCCTGGCTCCTCCCAACACTGAAGGCAGGTATTAATACTGTCCCGCCTGAATCTGTTACTTCCTCAATAGCATCTACTAGTCTTTTCTCAGTATAGTGTCTTGGAGGATGCTTTGTTGATCCATAGGTTGACTCTATTATTAAAGTATCAATTTTCAAAGGCCACAGTTCAGCTCTAGACAATGTCCATGTCTGGATAGTGTTTACGTCTCCTGTATATAGTATTCTATGACCACTAGGAGTTTCAAGATATATCATAGCACTTCCGAGAATGTGTCCAGCACTAGTAACTATTATTTTAAAACCATCATTCTCAACTTCAACACCATACTCTAGAAAATGCGCATTGCTAGCCATTACTTCAAATTCTTCAATGCTATAATCTATATAGTAAGCATTCAGCTTTAAGAAATCACTAATTAAAAGCTTCCCTATTTCTAGTGTAGGCTTCGTAACAAATACTCGGGGCTTCCCCGTTATATATAGTAGTGGTGCAGCTCCTATATGGTCTAAATGGGCATGTGTAATAGCTAATCCACTAAGCTCGATTGGCCTAACATGTAATGGAAACTGCGGATGATCCTCCTCGTCGAAGTTAACCCCATAGTCTAATAAGAACTTCTTGTTATTATCCACAACAAGATATGCTGCTCTACCAACCTCGTTACCGCCGCCTAGAATTTCCACATGAACCATTTAATTCACCTAAGTATTCATAATCGCTGGAACAATAAAATATCACACCATAGTCAAAAGATAAAATATTGGTATACCAAGTTATATATCCTGCATATCCTTATCAAATACATATGGGGTGGAATAAGTACTTCTAGAAACGAGGCGGAAACATATGTTTCCCGGGATTAGTCCTAGAGACTTAAAGAGAATGTTGAAGAGAATGGGCATTAAAGTAGAAGAGTTATCTGATGTAAGAGAAGTAAACATTTTGCTTAAAGACAAAAAGATCGTGATAAGTTCGCCACAAATAGTTGTTATGAAAACAGGTGAGCAAACAATATATCAAATAATTGGTATACCTAGAGAGGAAGCTTTAGAGGAGAGCAAAGAGGAAGAAATAGAGGTCTCGGAAGAAGACATAGAATTTATTGTTTCACAAACAGGAGTAAGTAAAGAGGAGGCTAGGAAAGCACTAATTAGAACTGGAGGCGACATAGCAGAGGCAATACTACTCCTTCAGGGAGAAAAGTAAATCTGAAAAATAGGAGGATACGAATATTGAAGTATAATATTATCGGCGACGTTTATAGGTTATATGATGTAAACAAAGTAGACTTTATAGATAAACCAGCATATCTATTAGGAGTTTACTATGATGGAACATTAGGGAAAGCAGTCATAGAGTTCTTGGATGAGAAAGGAGAAAAAATATTATTTCTAACAGATCCCACAGGTCATAAACCATATTTCCTAACAAACGAGCCACCCGAAAAAATCAAGGAGAATAAAAAGATAGTTGAGCATCACAGTTTTGATGGAATAGAAGTTGTTACAAAAATAGATCCTTTTACATTTAAAGAATTACGTTTAACAAAAATAATTACAAAAGATCCCCTAGCAGTTGCGAAACTAAGAGAACTTGTACCAAAAGCATGGGAGGCAAAGATAAAATATCATGATAACTATATCTATGATAACGCCCTCATACCTGGTATGAAATATAAACTAGTAAGACATGGTACTAAGTTCAACTATAAATTAATCACACCAAAAATAAGTAGTGATATAATAAACAAGGTTAAAGAAATACTCCGAGCCGAACAAGCTGAAACAAAAAAACTAGCCGAAGAATGGATACCTTTATTCGAGGAAAAACCTCCAAAAGCCAAAAGAATAGCCATCGATATAGAAGTATATACACCATTCAAAGGCAGAGTACCCAATCCCAGTC from Staphylothermus marinus F1 harbors:
- a CDS encoding MBL fold metallo-hydrolase — encoded protein: MVHVEILGGGNEVGRAAYLVVDNNKKFLLDYGVNFDEEDHPQFPLHVRPIELSGLAITHAHLDHIGAAPLLYITGKPRVFVTKPTLEIGKLLISDFLKLNAYYIDYSIEEFEVMASNAHFLEYGVEVENDGFKIIVTSAGHILGSAMIYLETPSGHRILYTGDVNTIQTWTLSRAELWPLKIDTLIIESTYGSTKHPPRHYTEKRLVDAIEEVTDSGGTVLIPAFSVGRSQEVMCLVQAELPHLDVYLDGMSREITNIYLRHKSFLRDPSLFEKAVQNTFFIRGWQDRRKAWKKPGVIISSAGMLKGGPSVYYLKKIANEPKNAVFLVSYQAPNSPGHIILERGIYEEFGLDEPIKARLEWFDLSSHAGKDGLISIIQRYKNTLKNIIIVHGEPDSASNLASMAVEFLGNDININVPLNGDKIELTS
- a CDS encoding nascent polypeptide-associated complex protein; protein product: MFPGISPRDLKRMLKRMGIKVEELSDVREVNILLKDKKIVISSPQIVVMKTGEQTIYQIIGIPREEALEESKEEEIEVSEEDIEFIVSQTGVSKEEARKALIRTGGDIAEAILLLQGEK